The proteins below are encoded in one region of Dasypus novemcinctus isolate mDasNov1 chromosome 13, mDasNov1.1.hap2, whole genome shotgun sequence:
- the FDPS gene encoding farnesyl pyrophosphate synthase isoform X2, which produces MPPPRWLRSVGAFLLPAPCRAPRERRRGSLQRHPRPALLRGYPVPGAWHSARRWCQVCTEAPRALYSSFRMNGDKKSDAYAQEKQNFIQHFSQIVKVLTEDEVGHPETGDAFARLKEVLEYNVIGGKYNRGLTVLAVFKELEEPKKQDADSLQRALTVGWCVELLQAFFLVADDIMDSSLTRRGQLCWYQKPGVGLDAVNDALLLEACIYRLLKLYCREQPYYLNLIELFLQSSYQTEIGQTLDLLTAPQGNVDLGRFTEKRYKSIVKYKTAFYSFYLPVAAAMYLVGIDGEKEHASAKKILLEMGEYFQIQDDYLDLFGDPNVTGKIGTDIQDNKCSWLVVQCLQRASPEQRQILKENYGQKEAEKVARVKALYEELELPAAFTQYEEDSYSRLLGLIEQHSEPLPPAIFLGLAQKIYKRKK; this is translated from the exons ATGCCCCCGCCCCGCTGGCTGAGATCTGTGGGAGCCTTCCTGCTGCCAGCCCCCTGCCGGGCGCCCAGGGAGAGGCGGCGCGGTTCCCTGCAGCGGCACCCGCGGCCGGCCCTGTTGAGGGGGTACCCAGTCCCGGGGGCCTGGCACAGTGCCCGCCGCTGGTGCCAAGTGTGTACAGAGGCGCCACG AGCACTTTACTCCTCCTTCAGGATGAATGGAGACAAGAAATCAGATGCTTATGCCCAAGAAAAGCAGAATTTCATCCAGCACTTCTCCCAGATTGTCAAGGTGTTGACCGAGGACGAGGTGGGGCATCCAGAGACAGGGGATGCTTTTGCCCGACTGAAGGAG GTCCTGGAGTACAATGTCATTGGAGGCAAGTACAACCGGGGTTTGACGGTGCTGGCAGTGTTCAAGGAGCTGGAGGAGCCAAAGAAGCAGGATGCTGACAGTCTCCAGCGGGCCCTGACAGTGGGCTGGTGTGTGGAGCTG CTCCAAGCTTTCTTCCTGGTGGCAGATGACATCATGGATTCATCCCTCACCCGACGGGGGCAGCTCTGCTGGTATCAGAAG CCAGGCGTAGGTTTGGACGCTGTCAATGACGCCTTGCTGCTGGAGGCGTGTATCTACCGCCTGCTGAAGCTCTACTGCCGGGAACAGCCCTATTACCTGAACCTGATCGAGCTCTTCCTGCAG AGTTCCTATCAGACTGAGATTGGACAGACGCTGGACCTCCTCACAGCCCCCCAGGGCAACGTGGATCTTGGCAGATTCACTGAAAAGAG GTACAAATCCATTGTCAAGTACAAGACCGCTTTCTACTCTTTCTACCTTCCTGTAGCTGCGGCCATGTACCTG GTGGGCATTGACGGGGAGAAGGAACATGCCAGTGCCAAGAAGATCCTGCTGGAGATGGGAGAGTACTTTCAGATTCAG GATGATTACCTTGATCTTTTTGGGGACCCCAACGTGACTGGCAAGATTGGCACTGACATCCAAGACAACAAGTGCAGCTGGCTGGTGGTTCAGTGTCTGCAAAGGGCCTCTCCAGAACAGCGCCAGATCCTGAAG GAGAATTATGGGCAGAAGGAGGCCGAGAAGGTGGCCCGGGTGAAGGCGCTATACGAGGAGCTGGAGCTGCCTGCTGCCTTTACGCAGTACGAGGAGGACAGTTACAGCCGCCTTCTGGGTCTCATCGAGCAGCACTCTGAGCCCCTGCCCCCGGCGATCTTCTTGGGGCTGGCCCAGAAGATCTACAAGCGGAAAAAGTGA
- the FDPS gene encoding farnesyl pyrophosphate synthase isoform X1 has translation MNGDKKSDAYAQEKQNFIQHFSQIVKVLTEDEVGHPETGDAFARLKEVLEYNVIGGKYNRGLTVLAVFKELEEPKKQDADSLQRALTVGWCVELLQAFFLVADDIMDSSLTRRGQLCWYQKPGVGLDAVNDALLLEACIYRLLKLYCREQPYYLNLIELFLQSSYQTEIGQTLDLLTAPQGNVDLGRFTEKRYKSIVKYKTAFYSFYLPVAAAMYLVGIDGEKEHASAKKILLEMGEYFQIQDDYLDLFGDPNVTGKIGTDIQDNKCSWLVVQCLQRASPEQRQILKENYGQKEAEKVARVKALYEELELPAAFTQYEEDSYSRLLGLIEQHSEPLPPAIFLGLAQKIYKRKK, from the exons ATGAATGGAGACAAGAAATCAGATGCTTATGCCCAAGAAAAGCAGAATTTCATCCAGCACTTCTCCCAGATTGTCAAGGTGTTGACCGAGGACGAGGTGGGGCATCCAGAGACAGGGGATGCTTTTGCCCGACTGAAGGAG GTCCTGGAGTACAATGTCATTGGAGGCAAGTACAACCGGGGTTTGACGGTGCTGGCAGTGTTCAAGGAGCTGGAGGAGCCAAAGAAGCAGGATGCTGACAGTCTCCAGCGGGCCCTGACAGTGGGCTGGTGTGTGGAGCTG CTCCAAGCTTTCTTCCTGGTGGCAGATGACATCATGGATTCATCCCTCACCCGACGGGGGCAGCTCTGCTGGTATCAGAAG CCAGGCGTAGGTTTGGACGCTGTCAATGACGCCTTGCTGCTGGAGGCGTGTATCTACCGCCTGCTGAAGCTCTACTGCCGGGAACAGCCCTATTACCTGAACCTGATCGAGCTCTTCCTGCAG AGTTCCTATCAGACTGAGATTGGACAGACGCTGGACCTCCTCACAGCCCCCCAGGGCAACGTGGATCTTGGCAGATTCACTGAAAAGAG GTACAAATCCATTGTCAAGTACAAGACCGCTTTCTACTCTTTCTACCTTCCTGTAGCTGCGGCCATGTACCTG GTGGGCATTGACGGGGAGAAGGAACATGCCAGTGCCAAGAAGATCCTGCTGGAGATGGGAGAGTACTTTCAGATTCAG GATGATTACCTTGATCTTTTTGGGGACCCCAACGTGACTGGCAAGATTGGCACTGACATCCAAGACAACAAGTGCAGCTGGCTGGTGGTTCAGTGTCTGCAAAGGGCCTCTCCAGAACAGCGCCAGATCCTGAAG GAGAATTATGGGCAGAAGGAGGCCGAGAAGGTGGCCCGGGTGAAGGCGCTATACGAGGAGCTGGAGCTGCCTGCTGCCTTTACGCAGTACGAGGAGGACAGTTACAGCCGCCTTCTGGGTCTCATCGAGCAGCACTCTGAGCCCCTGCCCCCGGCGATCTTCTTGGGGCTGGCCCAGAAGATCTACAAGCGGAAAAAGTGA